The Paenibacillus sophorae genome has a segment encoding these proteins:
- a CDS encoding DUF3231 family protein — MGILSGNPKDEPMHYGEIYSVWQSSMMARDVVSLYQAFLNHAGDKDLKKILDDLIDQAELEMKECDTLLTANGIAPAPVLPKRPEVKLEDIPAGARFTDPEIAAHIAADVATGLVVCSQVMGQSIRVDIGALFAKYHVAKAALGVRILNLTKEKGWLIPPPLQIKRPETVKA, encoded by the coding sequence TTGGGTATTTTAAGTGGTAATCCAAAAGATGAACCGATGCATTATGGTGAAATTTATAGTGTATGGCAGAGCTCTATGATGGCCAGAGACGTGGTGTCGCTATACCAAGCATTTTTGAATCATGCTGGTGATAAAGACCTGAAAAAAATCCTTGATGATCTTATCGATCAAGCGGAACTGGAAATGAAAGAATGCGATACATTGCTTACGGCTAACGGAATTGCACCTGCACCAGTATTGCCTAAAAGACCAGAAGTAAAACTTGAAGATATACCTGCCGGTGCAAGATTTACCGACCCTGAAATCGCTGCACATATAGCGGCGGATGTCGCCACGGGATTGGTTGTATGTAGCCAAGTTATGGGACAATCCATTAGAGTTGATATCGGAGCTTTATTTGCTAAGTACCATGTAGCTAAAGCAGCATTAGGGGTCAGAATTCTTAATTTGACTAAAGAAAAAGGTTGGCTCATTCCTCCGC